Proteins encoded in a region of the Methanococcus voltae genome:
- a CDS encoding tyrosine-type recombinase/integrase codes for MNEEKLYNLFSSNQNPKQEFSLNIDKYLKDFEKERRFDGRKSSTIKGDLIKTKVFLDFVNDTIKKPLNELNYKDFVEFFYYLQEDRKVSRNTQNRYYNILKVFFRINRLDVMNEFIEDSSERKRFKRIEYKHYDVCTKREYEAIINQILHKTSSNTRFRNALVVKLLWETSARIGEILNVKIKDVNFKENTIRLTDTKGYEERIVVFSNGSLELIKTILNVDKRNKERYLFESEKNNQLYKGSVNRAFKEAIKVLKENGTIDSSKRIVIHSIRHGRISELLDTLPIDLVKEYVGHKSVKTTMIYAHSKERLNAQLNEVKKTL; via the coding sequence ATGAACGAAGAGAAATTATATAATTTATTCAGTAGCAACCAAAACCCTAAACAAGAATTTAGTTTAAATATCGATAAATACCTTAAAGACTTTGAAAAAGAACGTAGGTTCGACGGTAGGAAATCAAGCACTATAAAAGGCGATTTAATCAAAACTAAGGTTTTTTTAGACTTTGTGAATGATACTATTAAAAAGCCTTTAAATGAGTTAAATTATAAAGATTTCGTCGAATTCTTCTATTATTTGCAAGAAGACCGCAAAGTATCGAGAAATACCCAAAACAGATATTATAACATATTAAAGGTATTTTTCAGAATAAACCGCTTAGACGTTATGAATGAGTTTATAGAAGACAGTAGCGAAAGAAAACGGTTTAAAAGAATTGAATATAAACATTATGATGTATGTACTAAACGAGAGTATGAGGCTATAATTAACCAAATACTACATAAAACATCGTCTAATACAAGATTTAGAAACGCATTAGTTGTTAAACTACTTTGGGAGACTTCTGCGAGGATAGGGGAAATACTTAACGTAAAGATTAAAGACGTTAATTTTAAAGAAAATACAATTAGATTGACTGATACTAAGGGATACGAGGAACGAATAGTCGTATTTTCTAACGGTAGTTTAGAACTTATTAAAACTATTCTTAATGTCGATAAAAGAAATAAAGAACGCTATTTATTCGAAAGTGAAAAGAATAACCAACTTTATAAAGGTAGTGTAAATAGAGCATTTAAGGAAGCTATTAAAGTTTTAAAAGAAAATGGAACTATTGACAGCTCCAAAAGAATTGTTATTCATTCTATCCGTCACGGTCGTATATCTGAATTGTTAGATACTTTACCGATTGACCTTGTAAAGGAGTACGTAGGGCATAAATCGGTTAAAACTACAATGATATACGCACACAGTAAAGAACGGTTAAACGCTCAATTAAATGAAGTTAAAAAAACACTATAA